The window CCCTGGACGACCGCAAGGCGCAGCGGCGCGAACAGCTCGTCGCCGCCGGTCTCGACCTGCTGGGCACCGAGGGGTCGGGCGGGACGAGCGTGCGCGCGGTGTGCCGGCACGCGAAGCTCACCGAGCGGTACTTCTACGAGAGCTTCACCGACCGCGAGGAGCTGGTCGCGGCCGTCTACGAGCACGTCGGCGAGCAGGCCCGCCAGGCGCTGGTCGACGCGGTGCGCGACGCGCCGAACCCGACGCTGCGGGCCGAGCACGCGGTGCGCGCGTTCGTCGAGCTGATCGTCGACGACCCCCGCAAGGGCCGCATCCTGCTGCTCGCGCCGCTGACCGACCCGGCGCTGACCCGCCGGGGCCTGCACCTGCTGCCGGTGTTCGCCGCGCTCGTCGGCGAGCAGCTGTCCCACGGCGACGAGACCGAACGGCGGCTGGTCGCCGTCGGGCTGGTGGGCGCGCTGAGCAACGTCTTCATCGCCTACCTCGACGGCTCGCTGAAGGTCTCGCGCGACCGGCTCGTCGCCCACTGCGTGAAACTGGTGCTCGGCGCCGACGACCACTGACCTCACCTCCGACCTCGTGACACTCGCGCGGCGGATCGGGCACACTCAACCCATGCGTACCGCTGGGCGGAACGACG of the Amycolatopsis sp. NBC_01488 genome contains:
- a CDS encoding TetR/AcrR family transcriptional regulator yields the protein MPGRTWAGTTLDDRKAQRREQLVAAGLDLLGTEGSGGTSVRAVCRHAKLTERYFYESFTDREELVAAVYEHVGEQARQALVDAVRDAPNPTLRAEHAVRAFVELIVDDPRKGRILLLAPLTDPALTRRGLHLLPVFAALVGEQLSHGDETERRLVAVGLVGALSNVFIAYLDGSLKVSRDRLVAHCVKLVLGADDH